Proteins from one Archocentrus centrarchus isolate MPI-CPG fArcCen1 chromosome 8, fArcCen1, whole genome shotgun sequence genomic window:
- the LOC115785132 gene encoding kelch-like protein 11 isoform X2 — MAAAAPNPEDSTRSTGSGGTSTPSALAGDGDAEEAEDFTSSSHCSELSRRQNEQRKQGLFCDVTLAFSSGAATGSVQSCEFSAHRSVLAAATDYFTPLLGGQFSESLSGRVEMKEWSSELGPDPETVESVIQYMYTGEIRVSTCNVHEVLELADRFLLLQLKDFCGEFLKKKLSLTNCVAVHSLAHMYTLDQLALRAADMIRRNFHKVIQDEEFYTLPFHLVRDWLSDAEITVDSEEVLFEAVVKWVQKNPEERSRYFEELFRLLRLPQIKPTYLTRVVKNERLVASNEACLRLVSEAVEGHAIRFENLKSADMEFWSSHMASFQPRFGQNMDVIMVVGGVSEGGDYLSECVGYFIYEDRWVNLPHIHNHLDGHAIAATESHVYVAGSMEPGFAKTVERYNPNRNTWEQVSNLTTRKHSFGLTCIKDILYSIGGHGNFSPGFKDVSVYEPEQDKWHNLESAPKILRDVKAVSVEDRYVYVTARTPVDTDNEDGLKTVTTRYDTESRQWQDVDSLPLIDNYCIFQMAVASTNFYHTASCCPKSYTVRDEVARQKISVRISDEILESLPPEVTSIEGAAICHFDEDVFIIGGWKNSDDVDKQYRKEAYRYCAERKRWMLLPPMPQPRCRATACHVRIPYRFLYGCQRYPMPQNLARQRDRMQQMQQLHRRTLTLRRQLQSQIEC; from the exons ATGGCAGCGGCGGCACCCAACCCGGAGGACTCCACCAGGAGCACCGGTAGCGGCGGCACCAGCACGCCTAGCGCCCTTGCTGGAGACGGGGACGCGGAAGAGGCCGAGGACTTCACCTCGTCCTCCCACTGTTCGGAGCTTTCGCGGCGGCAGAACGAGCAGAGGAAGCAGGGCTTATTCTGCGACGTGACGTTGGCCTTTAGCAGCGGGGCCGCTACGGGCAGCGTCCAGAGCTGTGAGTTTTCAGCCCACAGGTCTGTCCTGGCTGCAGCTACCGACTACTTCACGCCACTGCTGGGGGGACAGTTCTCCGAGTCCTTGTCCGGACGGGTAGAGATGAAAGAATGGAGCTCAGAGCTGGGGCCGGACCCCGAGACGGTGGAGAGTGTTATCCAGTATATGTATACAGGAGAAATACGCGTCAGTACCTGCAATGTGCATGAAGTGCTGGAGCTGGCTGATAG gttcctgctgctgcagctgaaagattTCTGTGGTGAGTTTCTTAAGAAGAAGCTGAGTCTGACCAACTGCGTGGCGGTCCACAGCCTGGCTCACATGTACACCTTGGACCAGCTGGCTCTGCGGGCTGCAGACATGATCCGCCGCAACTTCCACAAGGTTATCCAGGATGAGGAGTTCTACACACTCCCCTTTCACTTGGTCCGTGACTGGCTATCAGATGCAGAGATCACGGTGGATTCTGAGGAGGTGCTTTTTGAGGCTGTGGTGAAGTGGGTGCAGAAGAACCCAGAGGAGAGGAGCCGCTATTTTGAAGAGCTTTTTCGTCTGCTGAGGCTGCCTCAGATCAAGCCCACCTACCTGACCAGGGTGGTGAAAAATGAACGATTGGTGGCATCCAACGAGGCCTGTCTCCGGCTGGTGTCAGAGGCTGTAGAGGGCCATGCTATTCGATTTGAAAACCTCAAGTCAGCTGATATGGAGTTCTGGTCTTCACACATGGCCTCCTTTCAACCTCGCTTTGGCCAGAATATGGATGTTATCATGGTAGTAGGTGGAGTGTCAGAGGGAGGTGACTACCTTAGTGAATGTGTGGGCTATTTTATTTATGAGGACCGCTGGGTCAACTTGCCTCACATCCACAACCACCTGGATGGCCATGCTATCGCTGCCACAGAGTCCCACGTCTATGTAGCTGGTTCTATGGAGCCAGGCTTTGCTAAGACTGTGGAACGCTACAATCCTAATCGCAACACCTGGGAGCAGGTGAGCAACCTGACCACACGCAAGCACTCTTTTGGCCTGACCTGTATTAAGGATATCTTGTACAGCATTGGGGGCCATGGCAACTTCAGTCCAGGTTTCAAAGATGTCAGCGTGTATGAGCCAGAGCAGGACAAGTGGCACAATCTGGAATCTGCTCCCAAGATCCTGCGAGACGTGAAGGCAGTGAGTGTGGAGGACCGCTACGTGTATGTCACGGCACGCACGCCCGTTGACACAGATAACGAGGATGGACTGAAGACGGTGACCACTCGCTACGACACAGAGAGCCGCCAGTGGCAGGATGTTGACTCCCTGCCCCTTATTGACAACTACTGTATCTTCCAGATGGCTGTGGCATCCACTAACTTCTACCACACAGCCTCCTGCTGTCCCAAGAGCTACACGGTCCGGGATGAGGTTGCCAGACAGAAGATTAGCGTGCGCATCTCTGATGAAATCCTAGAAAGCCTTCCACCAGAAGTAACCAGCATCGAGGGTGCTGCAATTTGCCATTTCGATGAGGATGTTTTCATCATTGGTGGCTGGAAGAATAGCGACGATGTAGACAAGCAGTACCGCAAGGAGGCCTACCGATACTGCGCTGAGAGGAAGCGATGGATGCTGCTGCCACCCATGCCCCAGCCTCGCTGTCGAGCTACCGCCTGCCACGTCCGCATCCCGTACCGCTTCCTGTACGGCTGCCAGCGGTACCCCATGCCTCAAAACCTGGCCCGCCAGCGAGATCGCATGCAACAGATGCAGCAGCTTCACAGGCGCACCCTCACCCTGCGCCGGCAGCTCCAGTCGCAGATAGAGTGTTGA
- the LOC115785132 gene encoding kelch-like protein 11 isoform X1, with translation MAAAAPNPEDSTRSTGSGGTSTPSALAGDGDAEEAEDFTSSSHCSELSRRQNEQRKQGLFCDVTLAFSSGAATGSVQSCEFSAHRSVLAAATDYFTPLLGGQFSESLSGRVEMKDFCGEFLKKKLSLTNCVAVHSLAHMYTLDQLALRAADMIRRNFHKVIQDEEFYTLPFHLVRDWLSDAEITVDSEEVLFEAVVKWVQKNPEERSRYFEELFRLLRLPQIKPTYLTRVVKNERLVASNEACLRLVSEAVEGHAIRFENLKSADMEFWSSHMASFQPRFGQNMDVIMVVGGVSEGGDYLSECVGYFIYEDRWVNLPHIHNHLDGHAIAATESHVYVAGSMEPGFAKTVERYNPNRNTWEQVSNLTTRKHSFGLTCIKDILYSIGGHGNFSPGFKDVSVYEPEQDKWHNLESAPKILRDVKAVSVEDRYVYVTARTPVDTDNEDGLKTVTTRYDTESRQWQDVDSLPLIDNYCIFQMAVASTNFYHTASCCPKSYTVRDEVARQKISVRISDEILESLPPEVTSIEGAAICHFDEDVFIIGGWKNSDDVDKQYRKEAYRYCAERKRWMLLPPMPQPRCRATACHVRIPYRFLYGCQRYPMPQNLARQRDRMQQMQQLHRRTLTLRRQLQSQIEC, from the exons ATGGCAGCGGCGGCACCCAACCCGGAGGACTCCACCAGGAGCACCGGTAGCGGCGGCACCAGCACGCCTAGCGCCCTTGCTGGAGACGGGGACGCGGAAGAGGCCGAGGACTTCACCTCGTCCTCCCACTGTTCGGAGCTTTCGCGGCGGCAGAACGAGCAGAGGAAGCAGGGCTTATTCTGCGACGTGACGTTGGCCTTTAGCAGCGGGGCCGCTACGGGCAGCGTCCAGAGCTGTGAGTTTTCAGCCCACAGGTCTGTCCTGGCTGCAGCTACCGACTACTTCACGCCACTGCTGGGGGGACAGTTCTCCGAGTCCTTGTCCGGACGGGTAGAGA tgaaagattTCTGTGGTGAGTTTCTTAAGAAGAAGCTGAGTCTGACCAACTGCGTGGCGGTCCACAGCCTGGCTCACATGTACACCTTGGACCAGCTGGCTCTGCGGGCTGCAGACATGATCCGCCGCAACTTCCACAAGGTTATCCAGGATGAGGAGTTCTACACACTCCCCTTTCACTTGGTCCGTGACTGGCTATCAGATGCAGAGATCACGGTGGATTCTGAGGAGGTGCTTTTTGAGGCTGTGGTGAAGTGGGTGCAGAAGAACCCAGAGGAGAGGAGCCGCTATTTTGAAGAGCTTTTTCGTCTGCTGAGGCTGCCTCAGATCAAGCCCACCTACCTGACCAGGGTGGTGAAAAATGAACGATTGGTGGCATCCAACGAGGCCTGTCTCCGGCTGGTGTCAGAGGCTGTAGAGGGCCATGCTATTCGATTTGAAAACCTCAAGTCAGCTGATATGGAGTTCTGGTCTTCACACATGGCCTCCTTTCAACCTCGCTTTGGCCAGAATATGGATGTTATCATGGTAGTAGGTGGAGTGTCAGAGGGAGGTGACTACCTTAGTGAATGTGTGGGCTATTTTATTTATGAGGACCGCTGGGTCAACTTGCCTCACATCCACAACCACCTGGATGGCCATGCTATCGCTGCCACAGAGTCCCACGTCTATGTAGCTGGTTCTATGGAGCCAGGCTTTGCTAAGACTGTGGAACGCTACAATCCTAATCGCAACACCTGGGAGCAGGTGAGCAACCTGACCACACGCAAGCACTCTTTTGGCCTGACCTGTATTAAGGATATCTTGTACAGCATTGGGGGCCATGGCAACTTCAGTCCAGGTTTCAAAGATGTCAGCGTGTATGAGCCAGAGCAGGACAAGTGGCACAATCTGGAATCTGCTCCCAAGATCCTGCGAGACGTGAAGGCAGTGAGTGTGGAGGACCGCTACGTGTATGTCACGGCACGCACGCCCGTTGACACAGATAACGAGGATGGACTGAAGACGGTGACCACTCGCTACGACACAGAGAGCCGCCAGTGGCAGGATGTTGACTCCCTGCCCCTTATTGACAACTACTGTATCTTCCAGATGGCTGTGGCATCCACTAACTTCTACCACACAGCCTCCTGCTGTCCCAAGAGCTACACGGTCCGGGATGAGGTTGCCAGACAGAAGATTAGCGTGCGCATCTCTGATGAAATCCTAGAAAGCCTTCCACCAGAAGTAACCAGCATCGAGGGTGCTGCAATTTGCCATTTCGATGAGGATGTTTTCATCATTGGTGGCTGGAAGAATAGCGACGATGTAGACAAGCAGTACCGCAAGGAGGCCTACCGATACTGCGCTGAGAGGAAGCGATGGATGCTGCTGCCACCCATGCCCCAGCCTCGCTGTCGAGCTACCGCCTGCCACGTCCGCATCCCGTACCGCTTCCTGTACGGCTGCCAGCGGTACCCCATGCCTCAAAACCTGGCCCGCCAGCGAGATCGCATGCAACAGATGCAGCAGCTTCACAGGCGCACCCTCACCCTGCGCCGGCAGCTCCAGTCGCAGATAGAGTGTTGA